Genomic DNA from Candidatus Korarchaeota archaeon NZ13-K:
GCCGAGGACTCGTACTTCCTCTGGCCCACCAGTGTGAGAGCGGGCCCCAGGCCCTTCAGTGCTCTGTAGGTGGGCGCAAGCTTCAGCACCTTGCAGCACCACCTGTAGTCCCTGGCAGGGGGACCGAAGCGATCCAGGTTCCTCCAGAAGGAGTCGCCGGCGCTCCCCACTATGTCGAAACCCATCCTCTCAACGAAGCGCATCGTCTCCGGCAGCTCAAGCCCAGTATCGTTGAAGTAGACGAGGAAGCTGAGATCGCTCCTCCTAACCAGCTCCAGCAGGACGGAGCTGTCCTTGCCTCCTGAGAAGGAAACTATAATCCTTCTCCCCTTGGGGAGCCTCCAGAGCATCCTTATGGACTCGAACTCCCTCGAGAGCACGCAGGGCTCGTTGATATTTATGACCTTCCTCCAGTTGGTCCTGGCATCGATGGCTTCTCTGAAGGACCTGAACTCCTTGACGACCAAGTACCTATCGCCAACTTTCTCGGCCAATCCGTTCCTCAGCAGCAGGTACTTGGGCTCATCGGGGTGAGCCTCCCTCACGAAATCGCCCCTTCTGCCCTCCACCTCCAGCCTCTCGATCCTATGCCCTATCCTACTCAGTGAGGGTGCTCCCGGCTTGAAGTACCACTTGAACTCGAGGAGATCGAAGAAGAGGTGCCCCATGACGGCACCGTCCGTTATCACCTCATAGGCCGTGTCCAGGTATGGGACCCTCCCCAGGAGGACGACGTCGTTGATTAAGAGCTCCCTATAGGTCCCGATCCCAAACTGGGAGTCCAGGGTGTCCCTCAGCAGCCTGAGGTCCCACTCATTGGCCGGTCTGGGATCGCTCACCCTCGACAGGGGAACTATCAGGGGCTCGGCATCCGAACAGCCCTTTGAGACAAGGGGTACGTTCTCAACTGGATCCCAGTAGAGTCTCATGACCTTCCTCCTCTAGCATCCCGATCCTAAAAAATTAGTTTGTGGATATGTGGTGGCCTCTACGCGATCAAGCTAGGGTATAAGTCCCTCCTTCCCCCTTCTTCACGAGACCGCTCTTCATGAGGGATCTCATCTTACCTGTCACTTGCTGTACCGGGACGCCCAGCTCCTTCGCTATATCACCACACTTGACCGGTTTCCCCAGCTTCTTCATGGTATCCAGTATCTTCTTCGAAAGATCGTCGAGCTTCGCCCCCTCCTTCCCACCTTCCACGGGCTTCTCCTTTCGGGTGGACCTCCTACCGCAGGGCATGATGACCCTTGTTCAATGAACCTGATTGCTTATAAATTTTTCACGGAAGCATGTGAAAATCTTTTAGAATATCCTGCAGGGGGGATCTCGGGGATCGACAGAGGAACTCGGCCCGATATACGTTGATCGTTGAATCATAGATATAATATATTACCGCTACACAACCTCGGTGGTCGCATGATGGTGATCGATTGGACCGATTTCCCCGATCCCCCATCAGGCATAAGGTCCCTCGATATCTCCGAGGTCAGGAGGGTATACGACCCCGAGCTCCCACCCCTCGTGATATACGCGGGTCTTGCTGAGGACGAATCCGGTAACCTGATACCTGCTGTCGCTGTGGTTGAGGAGGG
This window encodes:
- a CDS encoding winged helix-turn-helix transcriptional regulator, which encodes MPCGRRSTRKEKPVEGGKEGAKLDDLSKKILDTMKKLGKPVKCGDIAKELGVPVQQVTGKMRSLMKSGLVKKGEGGTYTLA